A DNA window from Pseudarthrobacter sp. W1I19 contains the following coding sequences:
- a CDS encoding VOC family protein, giving the protein MLKDSAIIAVLPAKDINRARDFYRDKLGIEPSGSMEEDSLMYTCGKGTGFLVYQTDNAGSAKNTQMGWETDNLDKEMGDLRSRGVRFEDYDFPGLKTENGVATSDWGKAAWFLDSEGNILNITQRA; this is encoded by the coding sequence ATGCTCAAAGATTCAGCAATCATTGCTGTTCTTCCGGCCAAGGACATCAACAGGGCGCGGGACTTTTACCGGGACAAGTTGGGCATTGAACCATCCGGTTCGATGGAAGAGGACAGCCTCATGTATACCTGCGGCAAAGGGACAGGCTTCCTCGTTTACCAGACTGACAATGCGGGGTCTGCCAAGAACACCCAGATGGGGTGGGAAACGGACAACCTTGACAAGGAAATGGGGGACCTGCGCAGCCGCGGCGTGAGGTTCGAAGACTACGATTTTCCCGGCCTGAAGACGGAAAACGGCGTTGCCACCAGTGATTGGGGAAAGGCCGCCTGGTTCCTGGACAGCGAGGGCAACATCCTTAATATCACCCAGCGCGCATAG
- a CDS encoding DinB family protein: MKSNHLLLDAFGRIRETVEATLEGLDDGSLTVRPSGTGNSIAWLIWHLARVEDVQVSDVAGLEQVWFTQDFVGRFGLPLRPTDTGYGHSSDQVDAVRAPAEELLEYYDAVHRQTVEFLQTVSDEDLDRVVDTRWDPPVTLGVRLVSTVADCLQHIGQAAYAKGLQRKPAE; encoded by the coding sequence ATGAAATCGAACCACCTGCTGCTGGACGCGTTCGGCAGGATCCGGGAAACGGTGGAAGCAACTCTTGAAGGGCTCGACGACGGGTCCCTCACCGTGCGGCCATCGGGAACCGGCAACTCGATCGCATGGCTGATCTGGCATCTGGCCAGGGTGGAAGATGTTCAGGTTTCGGATGTTGCAGGGCTGGAACAAGTATGGTTCACGCAGGATTTCGTAGGCCGCTTCGGACTGCCACTTCGCCCCACCGATACGGGCTACGGGCACTCGAGCGACCAGGTGGATGCTGTGCGGGCTCCGGCCGAAGAGCTGCTTGAGTACTACGACGCAGTCCACCGGCAGACGGTTGAATTTCTGCAGACAGTCAGCGACGAGGACTTGGACCGGGTGGTTGACACCCGGTGGGACCCGCCCGTGACGCTCGGCGTGCGGCTGGTGAGCACCGTTGCGGACTGCCTTCAACACATAGGGCAGGCCGCGTATGCAAAGGGCCTGCAGCGGAAACCCGCAGAATAA
- a CDS encoding iron chaperone, with amino-acid sequence MGAVDDSLAAMSGTDRACLQRVVELARGLAPDAVEGMSYGMPALKLDGKPLIGVVAAAKHLSIFPFSPAVVDAVALRLEGFSLSKGTVRFTPDHPVPDDIVAEMVRLRMAEIRK; translated from the coding sequence ATGGGTGCCGTTGACGATTCCCTCGCCGCCATGTCCGGGACCGATCGCGCATGCCTGCAGCGCGTTGTCGAGCTTGCGCGGGGCCTCGCGCCGGACGCCGTCGAAGGGATGAGCTACGGCATGCCCGCCCTGAAGCTGGACGGCAAGCCGCTGATCGGCGTGGTGGCGGCGGCCAAGCACCTGTCCATCTTTCCGTTCTCGCCCGCGGTGGTTGATGCCGTCGCACTCCGTCTCGAAGGCTTTTCCCTGTCCAAGGGGACGGTCCGGTTCACGCCGGACCATCCCGTTCCCGATGACATAGTGGCGGAGATGGTCCGGCTGCGGATGGCGGAGATCCGGAAGTAG
- a CDS encoding DUF1801 domain-containing protein, with amino-acid sequence MSYEKDPRVDQYIDPLPPWQQGICQRVRDLVHAADPAVEETIKRTVQPYFVLQGNICALLAAKDHVNVFLYDGGLTPDPHHIITGGHGNKTARMISYYEGDPVQEEPLLEIFRGIIATNRSGGWRKAKAGSGA; translated from the coding sequence ATGAGCTACGAGAAGGACCCCCGCGTGGACCAGTACATCGACCCCCTTCCGCCGTGGCAGCAGGGGATCTGCCAGCGGGTGCGGGACCTGGTCCACGCCGCTGATCCAGCGGTCGAGGAGACCATCAAGCGCACCGTCCAGCCCTACTTCGTCCTGCAGGGCAACATCTGCGCGCTGCTCGCGGCGAAGGACCACGTCAACGTCTTTCTGTACGACGGCGGCCTAACCCCGGACCCGCACCACATCATCACCGGCGGCCACGGCAACAAGACGGCCCGGATGATTTCGTACTACGAAGGTGACCCCGTCCAGGAGGAACCCCTGCTCGAGATCTTCCGCGGGATCATCGCCACCAACCGCTCCGGAGGCTGGCGGAAGGCCAAGGCAGGTTCCGGCGCTTGA